One stretch of Leishmania infantum JPCM5 genome chromosome 24 DNA includes these proteins:
- a CDS encoding putative 40S ribosomal protein S8, which produces MGIVRSRLHKRKITGGKTKIHRKRMKAELGRLPANTRLGARRVSPVRARGGNFKIRALRLDTGNFAWASEAVAHRVRLLDVVYNATSNELVRTKTLVKNCIVAVDAAPFKRWYAKHYGIDLDADRKTTKAAAAAEKKGRKSVHAAADKYDVNKASPKLQREWIRRRRNHRVEKAIADQLREGRVLARITSRPGQSGRADGILLEGAELQFYLKRLEKKKK; this is translated from the coding sequence ATGGGCATCGTCCGCAGCCGCCTGCATAAGCGCAAGATCACCGGTGGAAAGACCAAGATCCACCGGAAGCGCATGAAGGCCGAGCTGGGTCGCCTTCCCGCGAACACCCGCCTTGGCGCCCGCCGCGTGAGCCCTGTGCGTGCTCGCGGTGGCAACTTCAAGATCCGTGCCCTGCGCCTGGACACCGGCAACTTTGCCTGGGCCTCCGAGGCCGTCGCGCACCGCGTGCGTCTTCTCGACGTCGTGTACAACGCCACCTCGAACGAGCTGGTGCGTACGAAGACGCTTGTGAAGAactgcatcgtcgccgtgGATGCCGCGCCGTTCAAGCGCTGGTACGCCAAGCACTACGGCATCGACTTGGATGCAGACAGGAAGACCACCaaggctgccgctgctgcagagaaGAAGGGCAGGAAGTCCgtccacgccgctgctgacaaGTACGACGTGAACAAGGCCTCGCCCAAGCTTCAGCGCGAGTGgattcgccgccgccgcaaccaCAGGGTTGAGAAGGCAATCGCCGAtcagctgcgcgagggccGCGTGCTTGCGCGCATAACGAGCCGCCCGGGCCAGTCCGGCCGTGCCGACGGTATCCTGCTGGAGGGCGCCGAGCTCCAGTTCTATCTGAAGCGCCTggagaagaagaagaagTAA